A DNA window from Staphylococcus warneri contains the following coding sequences:
- the pnpS gene encoding two-component system histidine kinase PnpS produces MLKFHHRLLILISTITIISFIGLGAIVHNMIYQTLTQNQTKELEKEARNYVSLYNDNKKSEIKNIANNQENIIVIKKNDKVIFTTNKKEKIDKRIDNEANPSQLIHKNTKLGLKYTFKSQIDDKTVYISGINDEILDLQKEMWKYLSIVGVIVLITVYLASRSINRTYIRPINEVTYATSLLADGYYHVRVPESNVKETKALFVTTNELARRLQKLNNRQKIQSNRLKTTLENIPSSVLMIDKHGEIVVANSAYYEVFSPDQSVENKSYIGFINDKIEKLIMESFRTEKVIYEQIEVDINNVHTKYFDVSCVPILSKSKKKLQGMVVVLHDITNLQKLENLRREFVANVSHELKTPITSIKGFAETLIEGAKNDEDSLNMFLNIILKESNRIESLVMDLLDLSHIEQQNEITTSYMNLSELAYTTIDNLQNQAQNKNITIESNIEQDVIFKANENKIAQVITNLLSNAINYSTNDNKVIVSVYREGKKVNLEIQDFGIGISAEEQKHIFERFYRVDKARSRDSGGTGLGLSITKHIVEAHNGRISVVSRLNEGSTFKVTFIDED; encoded by the coding sequence ATGTTGAAATTTCACCATCGTCTTTTAATATTAATTAGTACCATTACGATTATTAGTTTTATAGGTTTAGGTGCTATTGTCCACAACATGATTTATCAAACATTAACTCAAAATCAAACTAAAGAACTCGAAAAAGAAGCACGTAACTATGTTAGTTTATATAATGATAATAAAAAAAGTGAAATTAAAAATATTGCAAATAATCAAGAAAATATCATCGTTATCAAAAAAAATGATAAAGTGATATTTACGACAAATAAAAAAGAAAAAATAGATAAACGCATAGATAACGAAGCTAATCCTTCACAGTTAATTCATAAAAATACAAAACTTGGTTTGAAGTATACTTTCAAAAGTCAAATTGATGATAAAACTGTTTACATAAGTGGTATTAATGATGAAATATTAGACCTGCAAAAAGAAATGTGGAAGTATCTATCAATTGTAGGTGTGATTGTATTAATCACAGTTTATCTAGCTAGTAGAAGTATCAACCGTACATATATTCGACCTATAAATGAAGTGACATATGCTACGTCATTACTAGCAGATGGTTATTATCATGTTCGTGTACCTGAAAGTAATGTCAAAGAGACTAAGGCTTTGTTTGTAACAACCAATGAGCTTGCTAGACGTCTACAAAAATTAAATAACAGACAAAAAATTCAATCTAATAGATTGAAAACGACATTGGAAAATATACCTAGTTCAGTGCTAATGATTGATAAGCATGGTGAAATTGTCGTGGCAAACTCGGCATACTATGAAGTATTTAGTCCGGATCAAAGTGTGGAAAATAAAAGTTATATTGGTTTTATAAATGATAAAATCGAAAAATTAATCATGGAAAGTTTTAGAACTGAGAAAGTGATTTATGAACAGATTGAAGTAGATATTAATAATGTTCACACAAAATATTTTGATGTATCATGTGTACCAATTCTTTCTAAATCAAAGAAAAAGCTACAAGGTATGGTTGTTGTATTACATGATATTACTAATTTGCAAAAGTTAGAAAATCTACGTCGAGAATTTGTAGCAAATGTATCTCATGAACTTAAAACACCAATTACTTCAATTAAAGGATTCGCTGAAACGTTAATTGAAGGTGCGAAAAATGATGAAGATTCGCTTAATATGTTCTTGAATATCATCTTGAAAGAATCAAACAGAATTGAATCACTTGTGATGGATTTACTAGATTTATCCCATATTGAACAACAAAATGAAATTACAACGAGTTATATGAATTTATCAGAATTAGCTTATACAACGATAGATAATTTACAAAATCAAGCTCAGAATAAAAATATAACAATTGAATCTAATATTGAACAGGACGTTATTTTCAAAGCAAATGAAAATAAAATTGCTCAAGTTATTACGAATTTATTGTCAAATGCTATCAATTATTCAACCAATGATAATAAAGTCATAGTAAGTGTGTATCGTGAAGGTAAAAAAGTAAACTTAGAAATTCAAGACTTCGGTATAGGGATTAGTGCTGAGGAACAGAAACATATTTTCGAAAGATTTTATCGAGTTGATAAAGCACGAAGTAGAGATTCTGGAGGTACTGGGTTAGGATTATCAATCACTAAGCACATTGTTGAAGCACATAATGGAAGAATTAGTGTAGTTAGTCGCTTAAATGAAGGTTCGACCTTTAAAGTGACGTTTATTGATGAAGATTAA
- the polA gene encoding DNA polymerase I, whose translation MNKLVLIDGNSLSFRAFYALPLLSNKAGIHTNAVYGFAMLLEKILKEEQPNHFLVAFDAGKTTFRHSKYSEYKGGRQKTPPELSEQFPYIRQLLDAYHIKRYELENYEADDIIGTLSREADKAGFETIIITGDRDLTQLATDHVTIYYTKKGVTDVDHYTPEFIAEKYNGLTPNQIIDMKGLMGDTSDNIPGVAGVGEKTAIKLLNQFNTVEGVYDNIESVSGKKLKEKLENSKDDALMSKDLATINVESPIEVKLEDTKMDEHLDETEKIELFKKLEFNQILAEIDSVEATQEQKDKTFEVESNFDHINFSDLDEATIHFELEDSNYLKDNILKFGLYTGEHHVVINADEIKQFSDLVNWLENPNTAKTVYDAKKTYVVSHRLDIDIQNIQFDVMLSSYIIDPSRTIDDVNSVVSLYGQHYVQDNVTIYGKGKKHHVPEDEILNKHVASIIEAVSESKAEMQKQLKEYNQESLLADLELPLAEILSEMEEIGIFTDVKDLQQMEKEIQEKLDVLIKNIHEAAGEEFNINSPKQLGVVLFETLELPVIKKTKTGYSTAVDVLEQLQGQHPIIDYILEYRQLSKLQSTYVEGLQKVISDDHRIHTRFNQTLAQTGRLSSVDPNLQNIPIRLEEGRKIRKAFKPTSSDSVILSADYSQIELRVLAHITQDESMKEAFINGHDIHTATAMKVFDVEADEVDSLMRRQAKAVNFGIVYGISDYGLSQSLGITRKKAKAFIDDYLDSFPGVKQYMSDIVKDAKAQGFVETLLHRRRYIPDITSRNFNLRSFAERTAMNTPIQGSAADIIKLAMVQFNKEVQHTDYHAKLLLQVHDELIFEVPKDEVASFSKFVEEIMESALKLDVPLKVDSSYGATWYDAK comes from the coding sequence GTGAATAAATTAGTATTAATTGATGGTAATAGTTTAAGTTTTAGAGCATTCTATGCTTTGCCATTACTTTCAAATAAGGCAGGCATACATACAAATGCAGTATATGGCTTTGCGATGTTACTAGAAAAAATTCTTAAAGAAGAACAACCTAATCACTTTTTAGTGGCGTTTGATGCAGGTAAAACAACTTTCAGACATTCTAAATATAGTGAATATAAAGGTGGCAGACAAAAGACACCACCTGAATTAAGTGAACAATTTCCATATATTCGTCAATTATTAGATGCATATCACATAAAAAGATATGAATTAGAGAATTATGAAGCAGATGATATAATTGGTACTTTGAGTAGAGAAGCGGACAAAGCTGGGTTTGAAACTATCATTATTACAGGTGATAGAGATTTAACGCAACTCGCTACGGATCATGTCACAATTTACTATACTAAAAAAGGTGTAACAGATGTTGATCATTATACACCTGAATTTATCGCAGAAAAATATAATGGATTAACACCAAATCAAATTATTGATATGAAAGGGTTAATGGGTGATACTTCTGATAATATACCAGGTGTAGCTGGCGTAGGTGAAAAAACAGCGATTAAATTACTAAATCAATTCAATACTGTAGAAGGTGTCTATGACAATATAGAAAGTGTTTCAGGTAAAAAGCTTAAAGAAAAGCTTGAAAATAGTAAAGATGATGCTTTAATGAGTAAAGATTTAGCTACTATTAATGTTGAAAGTCCAATCGAAGTTAAATTAGAAGATACTAAAATGGATGAGCACTTAGATGAAACTGAAAAAATTGAGCTCTTTAAAAAATTAGAGTTTAATCAGATATTAGCAGAAATAGATTCAGTAGAGGCAACACAAGAACAAAAAGATAAAACTTTTGAAGTTGAGTCGAATTTTGATCACATTAATTTTTCAGATTTAGATGAGGCAACCATTCATTTTGAACTAGAAGATAGTAATTATTTAAAAGACAATATATTAAAATTTGGACTTTATACTGGGGAACATCATGTTGTAATTAATGCAGATGAGATTAAGCAATTTTCAGATTTAGTCAATTGGTTAGAAAACCCCAATACAGCCAAAACTGTTTATGATGCTAAGAAAACTTATGTTGTTTCACATAGACTAGATATCGATATTCAAAACATCCAGTTTGATGTGATGTTGTCTAGTTATATCATCGATCCATCAAGAACGATTGACGATGTGAATTCAGTTGTTTCTTTATATGGACAACATTATGTGCAAGATAACGTGACTATTTATGGTAAGGGTAAAAAGCATCATGTACCAGAAGATGAGATCTTAAATAAGCATGTTGCATCAATAATTGAAGCGGTAAGTGAATCAAAAGCTGAAATGCAAAAACAGTTGAAAGAATATAACCAAGAATCATTATTAGCAGATTTAGAACTACCGTTAGCTGAAATATTAAGTGAGATGGAAGAGATTGGAATCTTTACTGATGTTAAAGATTTACAACAAATGGAGAAAGAGATACAAGAAAAGCTAGATGTTTTAATTAAAAATATTCACGAAGCTGCCGGTGAAGAATTTAACATCAATTCTCCAAAACAACTTGGCGTAGTGTTGTTTGAAACACTAGAATTACCTGTGATTAAAAAAACAAAAACGGGCTATTCTACTGCTGTCGATGTATTGGAACAGTTACAAGGCCAACACCCAATTATTGATTATATTCTAGAATATCGCCAATTATCAAAATTACAATCTACTTATGTAGAAGGATTACAAAAAGTGATTAGTGATGATCATCGTATTCACACACGTTTTAACCAAACATTAGCGCAAACTGGTCGCTTATCAAGTGTTGATCCAAATTTACAAAATATACCTATTCGTCTAGAAGAAGGTAGGAAAATTAGAAAAGCATTTAAGCCTACATCATCTGATAGTGTTATATTAAGTGCCGATTATTCTCAAATTGAATTACGGGTTTTAGCTCATATTACTCAAGATGAAAGTATGAAAGAAGCATTTATTAATGGGCATGACATTCATACTGCTACTGCAATGAAGGTTTTCGATGTGGAAGCGGATGAAGTTGATAGTTTAATGCGTAGACAAGCGAAAGCAGTTAACTTTGGAATTGTGTATGGCATTAGTGATTATGGGTTAAGCCAAAGTTTAGGAATTACACGTAAAAAGGCGAAAGCATTTATTGATGATTATTTAGATAGTTTTCCAGGAGTCAAACAGTATATGTCAGATATTGTGAAAGATGCTAAAGCACAAGGTTTTGTAGAAACATTATTACATCGTCGTAGATATATTCCAGATATTACTAGTCGTAATTTTAATTTAAGAAGTTTTGCAGAAAGAACGGCAATGAATACGCCAATTCAAGGTAGTGCGGCAGATAT